A stretch of Prunus dulcis chromosome 6, ALMONDv2, whole genome shotgun sequence DNA encodes these proteins:
- the LOC117632579 gene encoding phosphatidylinositol:ceramide inositolphosphotransferase 3 — MPVIFAREAPKLWRKVCAETSTEISLLAGNWKYFLAGLVFQYLHGLAAHGVHYLHRPGPTLQDAGFFFLPELGQDRTYLSETLFSVIFFSFVLWTFHPFVFQYKKIYTVLIWCRVFAYLGVSQMLRIITFYSTLLPGPNYHCRDGSKLARLPPPESALEVLLINFPRGVMYGCGDLIFSSHMIFTLVFVRTYQKYGTKRCIKQIAWLVAVIQSLLIVASRKHYTVDIVVAWYTVNLVVFFIDQKLPELPDRSLGSTSQQLLPISSRDKDSKNREELNKFRNGNSANITT, encoded by the exons ATGCCGGTTATCTTTGCTCGTGAGGCTCCCAAG CTATGGAGGAAAGTATGCGCAGAGACGTCAACTGAAATTTCGCTTCTTGCCGGGAATTGGAAGTATTTTCTTGCTGGTCTCGTTTTTCAg TATCTTCATGGACTAGCTGCTCATGGTGTTCATTATTTACATCGGCCAGGACCGACGCTTCAGGATGCTGGGTTCTTTTTCCTCCCG GAACTTGGTCAAGACAGAACTTATCTTAGTGAGACTCTCTTTTCAGTCatctttttctcctttgtcTTG TGGACTTTTCACCCCTTTGTTTTCCAGTACAAAAAGATATATACAGTTCTGATATGGTGCAGAGTGTTTGCTTATTTAGGC GTCTCTCAAATGCTCCGGATTATAACCTTCTACTCAACTCTGCTTCCTGGTCCAAACTATCATTGCCGCGAT GGCTCAAAACTTGCCAGGCTGCCCCCTCCAGAGAGTGCACTTGAAGTGCTCTTAATCAACT TTCCCCGAGGAGTAATGTATGGTTGTGGTGATTTGATCTTTTCATCACATATGATTTTTACCTTAGTATTTGTGCGCACGTATCAGAAATATGGAACAAAGAG GTGCATTAAGCAGATTGCTTGGTTAGTGGCTGTTATTCAGAGCCTCCTGATTGTAGCATCTCGCAAACATTACACTGTTGACATTGTTGTTGCCTG GTACACTGTAAATTTGGTAGTGTTCTTTATTGACCAAAAATTGCCAG AATTGCCTGATCGGTCTCTTGGTTCTACATCTCAACAACTGCTACCAATAAGCAGCAGAGATAAAGATAGCAAGAACAGAGAAGAGCTTAACAAATTCCGGAATGGAAATTCTGCCAACATTACCACTTGA
- the LOC117631398 gene encoding uncharacterized protein LOC117631398, producing MDGCLEPIKNSNDQQSLGTSGNMLRQINASINLQDQAQSRKPGLSYADLHHEITRNVKDSSSNSVGNHQKQRINRKTTAEEELVRHMSNLPSYLERGKNLQEKVLNVGVLDWGRLEKWQCSHKQMPYRSSRYSPSSSNTTSCFSTDGSSTHSSRGHSRSPARPRMHRHSLQSHFTKSPTEGHSEVVSSFGERVEKFQDLKADQSSTVNGPEKFIGTDTSLCRSRIDMKVEQCKNKDSDAKSEPEKRSLWNGPHLEMAAHLKVKKKTQVGEFIQKAENLQKPYSENFELDIPEGCKKVVLLLPRDFPENNHSGVSHLSDSTTLLHQRAETTTRASSSERPKEACHAELNSDFPHSCHFPSEVESKHSRVKHLGSTDGATLRFQSNTPSSASLSAKTGTNPYRGRNVEEKKVAVVSTSSSTVSEPYKGLDLKPSKATAEKVRNTSPFRRFSIGVGKMSKNTSSKDCLDTQQLSSTAFSAKPGSENIATSTFLGASDGQKSNATGRAKSPLRRLLDPLLKSKVANSHHLVEPLEKDSILSEGRVDSLSEQPGKVKLGMTGCRTINVNEPVKAKKCGSTTVQALLRVAVKNGLPLFTFAVDNDIDILAATMKKLNTLKKGDCSCIYTFFSIREVKKKSGTWINQGSKGKSHDYIRNVIAQMKVADSQFPNLVRPDHFSMREFVLFSGNLRQADCETSDFQPSDELAAAVVKIPKMVSQQSTGDWHHWDNCSNLPAVGSKECLSRVRRHSYSGEAVEKPFVGGQGLISTTVILPSGIHSLPSNGGPSSLIERWNSGGSCDCGGWDLGCKLRIFDNQNPVTEKVKSHKVCSITDRFELFPQGGLQENQPTFSMSPFRDGIYSVEFSSSFSILQAFSICIAVLDSWNLCEFSESRNSLEEKTSGESILMQNDGLSAPNRTEGEVPARYVSYPPLSPAGRV from the exons AACTTGTTAGGCACATGTCAAATTTGCCAAGTTATCTTGAGAGAGGAAAAAACCTTCAGGAGAAAGTTTTAAATGTTGGGGTCCTAGACTGGGGCCGCCTAGAAAAATGGCAGTGTAGCCATAAACAGATGCCATACAGAAGTAGCCGTTATTCACCGTCCAGTAGTAATACAACCTCATGTTTTTCGACGGATGGATCATCAACCCATTCCAGCCGAGGTCACAGCCGTTCTCCTGCTCGGCCAAGGATGCACCGTCATTCACTGCAATCTCATTTCACGAAATCTCCAACAGAAGGCCATTCTGAAGTTGTCAGCTCTTTTGGAGAAAGGGTTGAAAAGTTTCAAGACCTTAAAGCTGACCAGAGTAGCACCGTGAATGGGCCGGAAAAGTTCATTGGAACAGATACATCTCTATGCAGAAGCCGCATAGACATGAAGGTGGAACAGTGCAAGAATAAAGATTCAGATGCAAAGAGTGAGCCAGAAAAAAGAAGTTTGTGGAATGGCCCACATTTGGAAATGGCAGCTCATTTAAAGGTAAAGAAAAAGACTCAAGTTGGTGAATTTATTCAGAAAGCAGAGAACTTACAGAAACCATAttcagaaaattttgaattagatATTCCTGAAGGATGCAAGAAAGTTGTTCTGCTTTTGCCTAGAGATTTTCCCGAAAACAATCACTCTGGGGTTTCCCACCTTTCTGATTCAACAACACTGCTTCATCAAAGAGCAGAGACAACTACTCGAGCAAGCTCTTCAGAGAGACCCAAAGAGGCCTGCCATGCAGAGCTCAATTCTGATTTCCCACATTCGTGCCATTTTCCTTCTGAAGTTGAAAGTAAACACTCTCGGGTAAAACACCTTGGCTCCACAGATGGTGCGACTCTCAGATTTCAATCTAATACACCTAGCTCAGCATCATTGTCAGCTAAAACAGGAACAAACCCATACAGAGGCAGAAatgtagaagagaaaaaagtagCAGTAGTGTCCACATCTTCTTCAACTGTAAGTGAGCCTTATAAAGGATTGGATCTGAAACCAAGCAAAGCAACTGCTGAAAAAGTAAGAAACACTTCACCTTTTCGCCGATTTAGCATCGGTGTGGGTAAGATGAGTAAGAATACCAGTTCTAAGGACTGTTTAGATACACAGCAGCTGAGCTCAACAGCTTTTTCAGCTAAACCTGGTTCAGAGAACATTGCGACTTCCACATTCTTAGGTGCTTCAGATGGTCAAAAGTCCAATGCTACTGGCAGAGCCAAGTCCCCTCTGAGAAGGTTACTGGATCCACTACTGAAGTCAAAGGTGGCAAACTCCCATCACTTAGTGGAGCCATTAGAGAAAGATTCCATATTGTCTGAGGGGCGGGTGGATTCTTTGTCCGAGCAGCCAGGGAAGGTAAAATTAGGTATGACTGGTTGTAGGACAATTAATGTCAATGAGCCAGTGAAGGCCAAGAAGTGTGGATCAACTACAGTTCAAGCTCTTCTACGAGTTGCAGTTAAGAATGGCCTGCCCCTGTTCACATTTGCGGTTGACAATGACATCGACATCCTTGCAGCCACGATGAAGAAGCTAAATACCTTGAAAAAGGGTGACTGCAGCTGCATCTACACATTTTTCAGTATCCGAGAAGTCAAGAAAAAAAGTGGAACTTGGATAAATCAAGGCAGCAAAGGCAAGAGTCATGACTACATCCGTAATGTTATTGCTCAAATGAAGGTCGCTGATTCTCAGTTTCCCAATTTGGTTAGACCAGATCACTTTAGCATGAGAgagtttgttttattttctggaAACCTGAGACAGGCAGATTGTGAAACCTCAGACTTCCAGCCAAGTGATGAGCTAGCTGCTGCTGTTGTCAAAATCCCCAAAATGGTCAGTCAGCAATCCACCGGAGATTGGCATCATTGGGATAACTGTAGTAACTTGCCTGCGGTTGGTTCAAAAGAGTGTTTGTCAAGGGTGAGACGCCATTCTTATTCTGGGGAAGCTGTAGAGAAGCCTTTTGTTGGTGGTCAGGGCCTAATTAGCACAACAGTCATACTTCCAAGTGGTATCCATAGTCTACCAAGTAATGGGGGACCATCATCACTGATTGAACGTTGGAATTCAGGTGGATCATGTGACTGTGGAGGTTGGGATTTGGGTTGCAAACTTAGGATATTTGACAATCAGAATCCAGTCACTGAGAAAGTGAAATCACATAAGGTTTGTTCCATCACAGATCGGTTCGAGCTTTTCCCTCAG GGAGGTTTACAAGAAAACCAGCCTACTTTCAGTATGTCCCCATTCAGGGATGGTATCTATTCAGTTGAGTTCAGTTCTTCATTCTCAATCTTACAAGCATTCTCCATTTGTATAGCAGTATTAGATAGTTGGAACTTATGTGAGTTCTCGGAGTCAAGGAACTCGTTAGAAGAAAAAACTTCTGGAGAAAGCATATTAATGCAAAATGATGGATTAAGTGCTCCAAATCGAACGGAAGGGGAAGTTCCTGCAAGATATGTCTCATATCCCCCACTTTCTCCAGCCGGGAGGGTCTAG